The Streptomyces tubercidicus DNA segment GCATCGGGGATGTGCACCACCGTGTCCGCCTCGGTGTGGGCGGGCCCGAGATTGAGCAACTGCACCTCGCGACCGCCCACGTCGAGGGCAAGCCGCCGGTCGAAGGTCCGGTCGGGAGCGCGCAGACGGATGCCGCCGAAGTCGAACTGCCCGAAGCGGTCCCGCAGATACGGCGTGAGCGTCGGTCCGAGGTCCATGACCTGTAGGGCCGCGGTCAGTTCGGGCACCATCTCGGTGTGCATCTCGTGCGCCGTCCCCTCGGCGGCGATGACGCGCACCGAGCCGGGCAGCAGCTGGCCGCCGTGGGTGTGGTCGCCGTTGGCGTGGGTGAGCACGGCCTGGCGCAGCGGATGCCGGTCCGTGACCGGCCGCATGCCCGACAGCATTTCGGCGGTGAGCGGCAGGTCGTACAGCGTATCGACCAGCAGCGAGGCACCGTCGCCCGCGATCAGCCCCGCATTGCTCCAGCCGTACCCGCCATCGGGCAGCAGCCACGCCCAGACGCCGTCGCCGACCTGATGCAGCCCCTTGGTGTACGGCATGGCGGAGGCGGCCGGGTTGACCCGCGGCCGACGGGGCTGCGCGGTGGGGTCGGGCCGGGCGGCGAGCGGATGGGGAGGGGCACTGGCCCGTACGGTCTGCCGTACCTCGCCCAGCCCGTCGGCGCGCAGCGACACCACATCGCCGTCCTTGAGCCAGCCGCGGAACGCCGCGAGATCGCCGAAGTCGAGGTGTTCCAGCAGACAGCAGCCGGGAACGGTGCCCGAGCCGAAGACATCTCCCGGTCGGAGCTCGACTCCCCGGGAGGCGTAGGAGATGACTTCGCCGAACGTCCAGTCCATGGACTCGGTACGGCCGGTCCCGACCAGCTCGCCATTGACCTCGGCCCGCACCTGGAGCGCGAGCCTGCCGTCCAGGTCGAAGGGCAGCTCGTCCGGTGTGACCAGCCACTGCCCGAGCGTGGACGCACCATCCTTGCCCTTCGCCTGGCCGATCTTGAGCTGGCCCTCCAGGCCCTGCAGGTCGCGGGCGCTCCAGTCGCAGAAGAGGGTGTAGCCGGCGATATGACCTTCGGCCTGCTGGGGCGTCAGATC contains these protein-coding regions:
- a CDS encoding fumarylacetoacetate hydrolase family protein, which produces MRFVTYAATNDGDRAGADRVGPDQVGPDRVGVINGDLIHALPDGTSLIELLGSTLRQAGRRALAEPADVVAPADVTLKAPLPRPPSIRDCLCFLDHIRACRKAVGDTGPLERTWYQIPAFYFANTASVIGPHDEVPISPGSAWFDFELEIAAVIGTAGQDLTPQQAEGHIAGYTLFCDWSARDLQGLEGQLKIGQAKGKDGASTLGQWLVTPDELPFDLDGRLALQVRAEVNGELVGTGRTESMDWTFGEVISYASRGVELRPGDVFGSGTVPGCCLLEHLDFGDLAAFRGWLKDGDVVSLRADGLGEVRQTVRASAPPHPLAARPDPTAQPRRPRVNPAASAMPYTKGLHQVGDGVWAWLLPDGGYGWSNAGLIAGDGASLLVDTLYDLPLTAEMLSGMRPVTDRHPLRQAVLTHANGDHTHGGQLLPGSVRVIAAEGTAHEMHTEMVPELTAALQVMDLGPTLTPYLRDRFGQFDFGGIRLRAPDRTFDRRLALDVGGREVQLLNLGPAHTEADTVVHIPDAGVLFAGDLLFIGCTPIVWSGPLANWIAACDAMISLGATTVVPGHGPVTDANGIRAVRDYFGHIVEQADAAYAKGLDFQEAAFGIDLAEYAGWLDTERVVVNVYRRYREIHPDQPVLDRFALFGLMAEWDRRRQSAAVGPR